One region of Deltaproteobacteria bacterium genomic DNA includes:
- a CDS encoding transposase — protein sequence MSDRKIYDEEGHAHYLTFSCYRRRRILNDGIYKKIVIGLLASELAKQNGEYLGFVVMPDHVHVITCFSMPNQISSFMKVWKQRSSRYIKKNMRENHSS from the coding sequence ATGAGTGACCGTAAGATATATGACGAAGAGGGGCATGCCCATTACTTAACCTTCTCCTGTTACAGAAGAAGGCGGATATTAAACGATGGTATTTACAAGAAGATTGTAATCGGTTTGCTCGCGTCTGAGCTGGCCAAACAAAATGGGGAGTATCTTGGGTTTGTGGTAATGCCTGACCATGTTCATGTCATCACCTGTTTCTCCATGCCGAATCAAATTAGTTCTTTCATGAAAGTGTGGAAACAGAGGTCTTCAAGGTATATCAAGAAGAATATGAGAGAAAACCATTCTTCCTAA